One Procambarus clarkii isolate CNS0578487 chromosome 15, FALCON_Pclarkii_2.0, whole genome shotgun sequence DNA segment encodes these proteins:
- the LOC138364902 gene encoding uncharacterized protein has product MSAHYNKSILSMNEISEGLKSVVHQLRTHDKLKPPSKPSETNNSKPQSTKGTPNQSRQYNSTPKWNSGSVGVYAVGPSKPIVTVSPKNVTTKGTGSYGTCLFCNEKHSMYHCPNFPDSDARVERLKDLQHCTRCLRKHNINDCDTQLHPCNRCNKGQHHAALCRDTKTTSPNPKVEDSIPTTVQYCKVQQTKSVQSAKSKGNTTLPTAQITILNKRAKVHTRGLFDQGSQRTYITKRLADELQLRPVAQMSFNISGFVTDAGPQVYQVVQPSVRLGRYVCRVQAIVVDKIPVDLQVQGLRATAKFLRNRGIKLADNIKSDHLNDFGLLVGTDYCHRFIGSPTKYQGITMLNSAGGKLLSGPVSSLRRPMPADKQYQ; this is encoded by the coding sequence atgagtgctcattacaataaaagcatcttatccatgaatgaaatatctgaaggtttaaagtcagtagttcatcaattacgaacacatgacaaattaaaaccaccaagtaaaccctcagaaaccaataatagtaaaccacagagtaccaaaggtactccaaatcaatctagacaatataattcaacaccaaagtggaacagtggcagtgtgggcgtatatgcagttggaccctccaagcctatagttactgtgtcacccaagaacgtgacaacaaagggtactggaagctatggaacatgtttgttctgcaatgagaaacattcaatgtaccactgccctaattttcctgatagtgacgcccgtgttgagcgactcaaagatttgcaacattgcacgaggtgcctcaggaaacataacatcaacgattgtgatacccaattacacccttgtaataggtgtaacaaaggtcagcaccatgcagcattgtgcagagacaccaaaacaacgtctccaaaccccaaggtggaagatagcattcccaccactgtacagtactgcaaggtgcaacaaacaaagagtgtccaatcagcaaagtctaaaggtaatacgactttgcctactgcccaaattaccatcctgaataagagggccaaggtccatacccgtgggttgtttgaccaaggatcccagagaacatatatcactaaaaggctggcagatgaattacaattaaggcctgtagcccagatgtcattcaacatctcagggtttgtaacagatgcaggacctcaagtctaccaggtggtacaaccatcagtacgcttaggcaggtacgtctgtcgagtacaagccattgtggtggacaaaataccagtagacctacaagttcaaggtctgcgagcaacagccaaattcctgagaaatagaggaataaaattggcagataatattaagtctgatcacctcaacgacttcggtctccttgtagggacagactattgtcatcgattcatcggtagccctactaaatatcagggtataaccatgttaaactctgcaggaggtaaattactctcaggcccagtatcaagcctgaggagacctatgcctgcagataaacaataccagtag